From Levilactobacillus zymae, a single genomic window includes:
- a CDS encoding ROK family transcriptional regulator — MANDITNNYSRVFQLIYHQDKISKQEIAIQLNLSLPTVTHNLKLLMANDLIRNDGKFKSQVGRRAVAYSVYARKRVCLGLEMFKNYVTITAIDLKGAEIAADKLLLDYSNDDNYFQQLATWIKSFATDCGLVDEQVIGLGVGIQGLISYDRTTVLYGKILDCTGLKTVRFEQFLPYKVSFFHDADCVAYAEHDQSDDHKDTIYLSIGEHLGTAIMINDRIYSGEQGRSGTMEHVTFVANSDRLCYCGRHGCIETYVSISSLLHADEQLPDFMASLAQNQANRARWETYLDDLAEAINNFHMFLDNRIVIAGELLQFINQQTLAQLKERIANLTAFPEDRPYLRLGSVLTHPVATGAAIPLMESFIENI, encoded by the coding sequence ATGGCAAACGATATTACCAATAATTATTCGCGAGTCTTTCAACTCATCTACCATCAAGATAAAATTTCCAAACAAGAAATTGCCATTCAATTAAACCTCAGTCTCCCCACGGTGACCCATAATCTGAAGCTACTCATGGCGAACGACCTGATTCGCAACGACGGGAAGTTCAAATCCCAAGTTGGCCGGCGCGCCGTCGCCTACTCGGTCTACGCCCGCAAGCGGGTCTGCTTAGGCCTGGAAATGTTCAAGAATTATGTGACCATCACCGCCATCGATTTAAAGGGTGCCGAAATTGCGGCCGATAAGTTGCTGCTGGATTACTCGAATGACGACAACTACTTTCAACAACTGGCCACCTGGATCAAAAGCTTCGCCACGGACTGCGGTCTCGTGGACGAACAGGTCATCGGCTTAGGCGTGGGCATCCAAGGTTTAATTTCCTACGACCGCACAACGGTTTTGTACGGCAAAATCTTGGATTGCACGGGGTTAAAGACTGTCCGCTTCGAACAGTTTCTCCCCTATAAAGTTTCGTTCTTCCATGATGCCGACTGTGTGGCCTATGCGGAACACGATCAGTCCGACGACCACAAGGACACCATCTACCTGTCCATCGGCGAACATCTCGGCACGGCCATCATGATTAATGACCGCATCTACTCCGGCGAACAGGGCCGCAGTGGGACCATGGAACACGTGACCTTCGTGGCCAACAGCGACCGGCTGTGCTACTGCGGTCGGCACGGTTGCATCGAAACCTACGTCTCCATTAGTTCGTTGCTCCACGCCGACGAGCAGTTACCCGATTTTATGGCCAGCTTAGCGCAGAATCAGGCTAACCGGGCGCGGTGGGAAACCTACCTGGACGACCTCGCCGAAGCCATCAATAACTTTCATATGTTCCTCGACAACCGTATCGTGATTGCCGGGGAGTTATTGCAATTCATCAACCAACAGACCTTGGCCCAGCTTAAGGAGCGCATCGCCAACCTGACGGCCTTTCCGGAAGACCGGCCGTACCTGCGCCTAGGATCCGTTTTAACCCATCCAGTGGCTACCGGTGCTGCTATTCCGTTAATGGAAAGTTTCATCGAAAACATTTAG
- a CDS encoding Ig-like domain-containing protein, translating into MRKFWKISLLMVAGLATLFMGPPMIGQAKELAATGLDAASAVIKNSRGKVMTHTEVLPEDQAYTVNYKWRLPSYTPLEAGDTMTVTVPANVKIPKDDSFEMTNLYGSAPIGHFFIAAGSHTGTVTLNKLNSNSFNRHGFIRLDVVGAGPITEPEEPGTTEPGVTEPTEPEEPGTTEPGVTEPTEPEEPGTTEPGVTEPTEPEEPGTTEPGVTEPTNPEEPGTTEPGVTEPTNPEEPGTTEPGVTEPTNPEEPGTTEPGGAGVMPGEPGTPTEPQEPGELIPGGGDGAGGFEPGPGTTTPTEPGTTPGGAGATPTEPSTTEPGTTEPSTTTPGGAGATPSEPSTAESGTTAPVTGTTPSNQMPATAGQGAMPANGTTANGSTATSGSTESGTTGAAAQPSYDASGHHVTAATLPQTNEKHSPVAAVIGLVALVGLGLVPLKRFF; encoded by the coding sequence ATGCGTAAGTTTTGGAAAATCTCTTTGCTAATGGTTGCCGGCTTGGCGACCCTTTTCATGGGGCCACCAATGATTGGGCAAGCTAAGGAGCTTGCCGCGACTGGCTTGGACGCCGCTAGTGCGGTGATTAAGAACAGTCGGGGGAAGGTCATGACCCATACGGAAGTCTTACCGGAGGATCAGGCCTATACCGTCAACTATAAGTGGCGGTTACCTTCCTATACGCCACTTGAGGCCGGGGACACCATGACGGTCACGGTGCCCGCAAATGTGAAGATTCCTAAGGACGACAGTTTTGAAATGACGAACCTGTACGGGAGTGCCCCAATTGGTCACTTCTTCATCGCGGCGGGTTCCCATACCGGGACGGTCACGTTAAATAAGTTAAACAGTAATTCGTTTAATCGGCACGGGTTCATCCGGTTGGACGTGGTTGGTGCTGGGCCAATCACCGAACCCGAAGAACCTGGAACTACCGAACCAGGGGTCACGGAACCAACGGAGCCCGAAGAGCCTGGGACCACTGAACCAGGGGTCACGGAGCCAACGGAACCCGAAGAACCTGGGACCACTGAACCAGGGGTCACGGAACCAACGGAACCCGAAGAACCTGGGACTACTGAACCAGGGGTCACGGAACCAACGAATCCCGAAGAACCCGGGACTACCGAACCAGGTGTGACGGAACCAACGAATCCCGAAGAACCTGGGACTACCGAACCAGGGGTCACGGAACCAACGAATCCCGAAGAACCCGGGACTACTGAGCCGGGCGGTGCTGGTGTGATGCCAGGTGAACCTGGCACGCCGACGGAACCCCAAGAACCTGGGGAGTTAATTCCTGGTGGTGGCGACGGTGCCGGTGGATTTGAACCGGGACCTGGGACGACAACACCAACTGAACCTGGCACGACGCCGGGTGGTGCTGGTGCAACGCCAACTGAACCTAGCACGACCGAACCGGGAACCACTGAGCCGAGCACGACGACGCCAGGTGGCGCTGGTGCAACGCCAAGCGAACCTAGCACGGCCGAATCTGGGACGACCGCACCCGTAACGGGGACCACGCCAAGCAACCAGATGCCCGCAACGGCTGGTCAGGGCGCGATGCCAGCGAATGGCACGACGGCTAACGGCAGCACCGCGACTAGCGGATCGACTGAATCTGGCACGACTGGTGCTGCGGCACAGCCGAGCTACGACGCTAGCGGCCATCACGTTACGGCAGCGACATTACCACAGACTAACGAGAAGCATTCCCCAGTGGCGGCAGTCATTGGCTTAGTCGCTTTGGTTGGTTTAGGGTTAGTGCCATTGAAGCGGTTCTTCTAA
- a CDS encoding DNA-3-methyladenine glycosylase 2 family protein yields the protein MSELRRLDGQSPAIQYLQTKDKHLGKAIQMVGPLEYRLADNGYGFLVSQIIGQMLSNKVAAVLTQRLLDQCAGPLTAPTIAQLSDATIRGIGISHSKVGYIRNLTTAVLNQTVDFDRYATLPDATIMQELTAVKGIGRWSAKMYLIFALDRPNILPYEDVAFLQGYGWVYKTTDYTARAVQKKCHKWQPYSSIAARYLYVALDRGLTKTPFHLFK from the coding sequence ATGAGCGAATTGAGACGCTTGGACGGCCAATCACCGGCCATTCAATACCTACAGACAAAAGACAAGCACCTCGGCAAAGCCATTCAGATGGTGGGACCACTGGAGTACCGACTGGCCGACAACGGTTACGGCTTTCTGGTGAGTCAAATCATTGGCCAAATGTTATCCAATAAGGTGGCCGCTGTGCTAACCCAACGTCTCCTGGACCAGTGTGCCGGCCCTTTGACCGCGCCGACCATCGCCCAACTCAGCGACGCCACCATTCGGGGGATTGGCATCTCCCACTCGAAGGTCGGCTATATCCGCAACTTAACCACCGCCGTGTTGAATCAAACCGTGGACTTTGACCGTTACGCAACGTTACCTGACGCCACCATCATGCAGGAGCTGACCGCCGTCAAAGGGATTGGACGGTGGTCGGCCAAGATGTATCTAATCTTCGCGCTGGATCGACCCAACATCTTACCCTACGAAGACGTCGCTTTTCTTCAGGGATACGGCTGGGTGTACAAAACCACCGATTACACGGCGCGGGCCGTCCAGAAGAAGTGTCATAAGTGGCAACCCTATTCGTCGATTGCCGCGCGCTACCTTTACGTGGCCCTCGATCGGGGGCTCACCAAGACGCCCTTTCACCTCTTCAAATAG
- a CDS encoding DegV family protein: protein MFQLLTDSECGLAGATLKAHHVAVIPFHFTVNGHTIASDLDDNQQLEDFYTQLKQGVQPSTAAINVGEYVTFFKPYVQAGTPILFMGLSSGLSSSFHNAELARDLLLEDYPDADIRVVDTLAACAGEGRLLLEAIHLQAAGNDLDTTVAWLTAHRLQLQQWFTVDSLQFLYHGGRISRASATVGTLLQIKPLLDVDPQGKLRVVDKIRARHHALAALTNKVTAALHQDVRQPVLIATSGDWAAAKRVRDAVLTQYPAADLRIGPIGPTIACHTGFGCVAVFVTGLTDRN from the coding sequence ATGTTTCAACTTTTGACTGATTCCGAATGCGGTCTTGCGGGCGCCACATTGAAGGCGCACCACGTGGCGGTCATCCCGTTTCATTTCACGGTTAACGGCCACACCATCGCCAGTGATCTCGATGATAACCAGCAATTAGAAGACTTTTACACCCAACTCAAACAGGGCGTTCAGCCGTCCACGGCGGCCATCAATGTCGGTGAATACGTCACCTTTTTCAAGCCCTACGTCCAGGCTGGAACCCCCATCTTGTTCATGGGTCTGTCTAGCGGTCTCAGTAGTTCGTTTCATAACGCCGAACTAGCCCGCGACCTGCTCCTCGAAGACTATCCGGATGCCGACATCCGCGTGGTCGATACCCTGGCCGCCTGTGCCGGCGAAGGTCGACTGCTCCTCGAAGCCATCCACTTACAAGCGGCGGGAAATGACCTCGATACCACGGTAGCCTGGTTGACCGCCCACCGACTACAGCTCCAACAGTGGTTCACCGTCGATAGTCTGCAGTTCCTCTACCATGGTGGCCGGATCTCCCGGGCGAGCGCCACGGTGGGCACCTTGCTGCAGATCAAACCCCTCTTAGACGTCGATCCTCAGGGGAAATTACGAGTGGTCGATAAGATTCGGGCCCGCCACCACGCCTTGGCCGCCCTCACGAACAAGGTCACCGCTGCGCTCCATCAAGACGTTCGTCAACCCGTTCTGATTGCGACTAGTGGCGATTGGGCCGCCGCCAAACGCGTCCGGGACGCCGTCTTGACGCAATACCCCGCCGCCGACCTGCGTATTGGCCCGATTGGTCCCACGATTGCCTGTCACACTGGGTTTGGCTGCGTGGCGGTCTTCGTGACCGGACTAACGGACCGTAACTAA
- a CDS encoding DUF4811 domain-containing protein, with product MVLISLVLGILLALGGFFVPTTRLVRLLVGGLGLVILLGATVGLVGNAQQHWGMHRVTTTHTNSVASIASTDPLDVLVYQPSKGPRNQRVYTYRSTTTNRQQTTAATSQTRNRVVIGHTTTATLTTTTTSWQFRSRFWRAMFTYPGRHTALIRQQNTFELPSRWVTLTPKQTQWLKAAVKEQAKGVRQAKREAVAKIVKQQLAAISHPTAAQRRQITAKAQRAVTQELQKQAPKRAAQLAQQAQQQPAE from the coding sequence ATGGTCCTAATCAGCTTAGTGCTCGGAATTCTCCTTGCCCTCGGTGGTTTCTTCGTCCCCACCACCCGACTGGTGCGCCTCCTGGTCGGCGGTCTGGGCTTGGTGATCCTCCTAGGGGCCACGGTGGGCCTGGTAGGTAACGCTCAGCAGCACTGGGGAATGCACCGGGTGACCACCACTCACACCAATTCCGTTGCTTCAATTGCTTCAACCGATCCCCTCGATGTCCTGGTTTACCAGCCCAGCAAGGGACCGCGTAACCAACGAGTCTATACTTATCGTTCAACCACGACGAACCGGCAACAGACCACCGCGGCCACGTCCCAAACTCGTAATCGGGTCGTTATCGGCCACACCACTACGGCGACGCTAACCACCACCACAACCAGCTGGCAGTTTCGTTCTCGGTTCTGGCGGGCGATGTTTACCTATCCCGGCCGGCACACGGCGTTAATTCGCCAGCAAAACACCTTTGAGTTGCCTAGCCGGTGGGTCACGCTCACGCCGAAGCAAACGCAGTGGCTGAAAGCCGCCGTTAAGGAACAGGCCAAGGGGGTGCGGCAGGCCAAACGCGAGGCGGTCGCCAAGATCGTCAAACAACAATTAGCCGCCATCAGCCACCCCACTGCGGCGCAACGGCGACAAATCACCGCTAAAGCTCAACGCGCTGTCACCCAAGAACTTCAGAAACAAGCACCAAAACGGGCGGCCCAGCTGGCCCAACAAGCCCAGCAACAACCCGCAGAATAG